Proteins encoded by one window of Conger conger chromosome 1, fConCon1.1, whole genome shotgun sequence:
- the LOC133140964 gene encoding NXPE family member 3-like isoform X1: protein MGIHRLAEYMKSLFMVLMAIMTFLGIIWMRKDTQSKRLFPVPASHHNSTKSDDLHIPLTPLTTLTTKPVADIGMAPHKVHQILDLLHWPGPDKQIEDFLQSTTPSNTYFYIPGLGKSYKVGEELRVTVVARDFHQKPKQYGGDYFQAKLFSSKLKASVFGEVTDLENGSYSVRFLLPWSGEAWVAVRLIHSSEAVQVLKQLRKYQSDRVYFKGLFMGTGLNGEKLKETMECNSKWDGAGLERMQKSNCCEYPDPKTGEVWLCKRPKYLPCDTLVYHVVGGYRAKLGTLQNKLLGSKFTNQWIKGKNNTITINPSNTTVGATERCRPGLQIPVPAGFYMRNVWTSLVCTTGHFNAPKITQCLKDRELFMMGDSTMRQWYHYLGSSVPSMKYINLHSAEQTGPLLAMDVENNIVLHWRAHGTPLRSKAAPFVDLHYISNEIDSIAGGSRKVIIFNIWAHFTTHPLEYYIRRVARIRQAVIALLKRAPDTIVVIKSANTTKLKNVYSSDWFSIQLDIVLRTAFQGIHVAFIDVWQMTSCHYSKESIHPNPTVIGNEINLLLSFVCPV, encoded by the exons ATGGGAA TCCACAGACTTGCAGAATACATGAAGTCTTTGTTTATGGTGCTGATGGCGATAATGACTTTCCTG GGCATCATTTGGATGAGGAAAGACACACAATCAAAAAGATTGTTCCCTGTTCCTGCCTCACATCACAACAGCACTAAATCTGATGACCTGCACatccctctcacccctctcacCACTCTCACGACCAAGCCTGTGGCTGATATTGGTATGGCCCCACATAAGGTGCACCAGATCCTAGATTTGCTCCACTGGCCTGGTCCAGACAAACAAATTGAAGATTTCCTCCAAAGCACCACTCCATCCAACACATATTTCTACATTCCCGGGCTGGGGAAGAGCTACAAGGTAGGGGAGGAGCTACGTGTCACTGTGGTGGCGAGGGATTTCCACCAGAAGCCTAAGCAATATGGAGGTGACTACTTCCAGGCCAAACTTTTCTCATCCAAACTGAAG GCGAGTGTGTTTGGGGAGGTTACAGATCTGGAGAATGGGTCCTACTCAGTGCGCTTTCTCCTGCCCTGGTCTGGGGAGGCTTGGGTAGCTGTACGCCTGATCCACTCTAGCGAGGCTGTGCAGGTCCTGAAACAGCTCCGGAAGTATCAGTCGGACCGCGTCTATTTCAAGGGCCTGTTCATGGGAACAGGTCTCAATGGGGAAAAGCTTAAAGAGACGATGGAGTGCAATTCAAAGTGGGATGGGGCTGGTCTGGAAcgtatgcagaagagtaacTGTTGTGAGTATCCAGACCCAAAAACAGGAGAGGTGTGGCTGTGCAAGAGGCCCAAATATCTGCCCTGTGATACCCTGGTCTACCATGTGGTTGGGGGCTACAGGGCGAAGCTTGGGACTCTGCAAAACAAACTCCTGGGCAG CAAATTTACCAATCAATGGATTAAAGGGAAGAACAACACAATTACAATTAATCCCTCCAATACAACTGTTG GTGCAACAGAGAGATGCAGACCTGGGCTGCAAATCCCAGTCCCAGCTGGGTTCTACATGAGGAACGTGTGGACCTCTCTGGTCTGCACCACCGGCCATTTTAATGCTCCCAAAATAACCCAGTGCCTCAAGGACAGAGAGCTCTTCATGATGGGAGACTCCACCATGAGGCAGTGGTACCATTATCTGGGAAGTTCTGTGCCCA GCATGAAATACATCAACCTTCACTCCGCTGAACAGACAGGTCCTCTCTTGGCGATGGATGTGGAAAATAACATAGTCTTGCATTGGAGGGCCCATGGCACACCACTGCGCTCTAAAGCGGCCCCATTTGTTGACTTGCACTATATCAGCAATGAGATTGACAGTATAGCAGGCGGGTCCCGCAAGGTCATCATCTTCAACATTTGGGCGCACTTCACAACTCACCCGCTTGAGTATTACATCCGTCGAGTGGCAAGGATTCGGCAAGCTGTTATTGCACTGCTGAAGCGGGCACCAGACACAATTGTCGTAATTAAGTCTGCCAACACCACAAAACTCAAG AATGTGTACAGCTCTGACTGGTTTTCAATACAGTTGGACATAGTATTGAGAACCGCCTTCCAGGGGATTCATGTAGCATTCATAGACGTCTGGCAAATGACATCCTGCCACTACAGTAAAGAAAGTATCCATCCCAACCCAACTGTCATTGGGAATGAGATCAACCTATTGTTGTCATTCGTCTGTCCTGTCTGA
- the LOC133140964 gene encoding NXPE family member 3-like isoform X2 gives MGIHRLAEYMKSLFMVLMAIMTFLPVADIGMAPHKVHQILDLLHWPGPDKQIEDFLQSTTPSNTYFYIPGLGKSYKVGEELRVTVVARDFHQKPKQYGGDYFQAKLFSSKLKASVFGEVTDLENGSYSVRFLLPWSGEAWVAVRLIHSSEAVQVLKQLRKYQSDRVYFKGLFMGTGLNGEKLKETMECNSKWDGAGLERMQKSNCCEYPDPKTGEVWLCKRPKYLPCDTLVYHVVGGYRAKLGTLQNKLLGSKFTNQWIKGKNNTITINPSNTTVGATERCRPGLQIPVPAGFYMRNVWTSLVCTTGHFNAPKITQCLKDRELFMMGDSTMRQWYHYLGSSVPSMKYINLHSAEQTGPLLAMDVENNIVLHWRAHGTPLRSKAAPFVDLHYISNEIDSIAGGSRKVIIFNIWAHFTTHPLEYYIRRVARIRQAVIALLKRAPDTIVVIKSANTTKLKNVYSSDWFSIQLDIVLRTAFQGIHVAFIDVWQMTSCHYSKESIHPNPTVIGNEINLLLSFVCPV, from the exons ATGGGAA TCCACAGACTTGCAGAATACATGAAGTCTTTGTTTATGGTGCTGATGGCGATAATGACTTTCCTG CCTGTGGCTGATATTGGTATGGCCCCACATAAGGTGCACCAGATCCTAGATTTGCTCCACTGGCCTGGTCCAGACAAACAAATTGAAGATTTCCTCCAAAGCACCACTCCATCCAACACATATTTCTACATTCCCGGGCTGGGGAAGAGCTACAAGGTAGGGGAGGAGCTACGTGTCACTGTGGTGGCGAGGGATTTCCACCAGAAGCCTAAGCAATATGGAGGTGACTACTTCCAGGCCAAACTTTTCTCATCCAAACTGAAG GCGAGTGTGTTTGGGGAGGTTACAGATCTGGAGAATGGGTCCTACTCAGTGCGCTTTCTCCTGCCCTGGTCTGGGGAGGCTTGGGTAGCTGTACGCCTGATCCACTCTAGCGAGGCTGTGCAGGTCCTGAAACAGCTCCGGAAGTATCAGTCGGACCGCGTCTATTTCAAGGGCCTGTTCATGGGAACAGGTCTCAATGGGGAAAAGCTTAAAGAGACGATGGAGTGCAATTCAAAGTGGGATGGGGCTGGTCTGGAAcgtatgcagaagagtaacTGTTGTGAGTATCCAGACCCAAAAACAGGAGAGGTGTGGCTGTGCAAGAGGCCCAAATATCTGCCCTGTGATACCCTGGTCTACCATGTGGTTGGGGGCTACAGGGCGAAGCTTGGGACTCTGCAAAACAAACTCCTGGGCAG CAAATTTACCAATCAATGGATTAAAGGGAAGAACAACACAATTACAATTAATCCCTCCAATACAACTGTTG GTGCAACAGAGAGATGCAGACCTGGGCTGCAAATCCCAGTCCCAGCTGGGTTCTACATGAGGAACGTGTGGACCTCTCTGGTCTGCACCACCGGCCATTTTAATGCTCCCAAAATAACCCAGTGCCTCAAGGACAGAGAGCTCTTCATGATGGGAGACTCCACCATGAGGCAGTGGTACCATTATCTGGGAAGTTCTGTGCCCA GCATGAAATACATCAACCTTCACTCCGCTGAACAGACAGGTCCTCTCTTGGCGATGGATGTGGAAAATAACATAGTCTTGCATTGGAGGGCCCATGGCACACCACTGCGCTCTAAAGCGGCCCCATTTGTTGACTTGCACTATATCAGCAATGAGATTGACAGTATAGCAGGCGGGTCCCGCAAGGTCATCATCTTCAACATTTGGGCGCACTTCACAACTCACCCGCTTGAGTATTACATCCGTCGAGTGGCAAGGATTCGGCAAGCTGTTATTGCACTGCTGAAGCGGGCACCAGACACAATTGTCGTAATTAAGTCTGCCAACACCACAAAACTCAAG AATGTGTACAGCTCTGACTGGTTTTCAATACAGTTGGACATAGTATTGAGAACCGCCTTCCAGGGGATTCATGTAGCATTCATAGACGTCTGGCAAATGACATCCTGCCACTACAGTAAAGAAAGTATCCATCCCAACCCAACTGTCATTGGGAATGAGATCAACCTATTGTTGTCATTCGTCTGTCCTGTCTGA
- the LOC133135405 gene encoding NXPE family member 3-like produces MAPHKVHQILDLLHWPGPDKQIKDFLQSTTPSNTYFHIPGLGKSYKVGDELRVTVVARDFHQKPKQYGGDYFLAKLFSSKLKASVFGEVTDLENGSDSVRFLLPWSGESWVAIRLIHSSEAVQVLKQLRKYQSDRVYFKGLFVGTGLNGEKLKEMMECNSKWDGAGLERMQKSNCCEYPDPKAGEVWLCKRPKYLPCDALVYHVMGGYRAKLGTLQKKLVDK; encoded by the exons ATGGCCCCACATAAGGTGCACCAGATCCTAGATTTGCTCCACTGGCCTGGTCCAGACAAACAAATTAAAGATTTCCTCCAAAGCACCACTCCATCCAACACATATTTCCACATTCCCGGGCTGGGGAAGAGCTACAAGGTAGGGGATGAGCTACGTGTCACTGTGGTGGCCAGGGATTTCCACCAGAAGCCCAAGCAATACGGAGGTGACTACTTCCTGGCCAAGCTTTTCTCATCCAAACTGAAG GCTAGTGTGTTTGGGGAGGTGACAGATCTGGAGAATGGGTCCGACTCAGTGCGCTTTCTCCTGCCCTGGTCTGGGGAGTCTTGGGTAGCTATACGCCTGATCCACTCTAGCGAGGCTGTGCAGGTCCTGAAACAACTCCGGAAGTATCAGTCGGACCGCGTCTATTTCAAGGGCCTGTTCGTGGGAACAGGTCTCAATGGGGAAAAGCTTAAAGAGATGATGGAGTGCAATTCAAAGTGGGATGGGGCTGGTCTGGAAcgtatgcagaagagtaacTGCTGTGAGTATCCAGACCCAAAAGCAGGAGAGGTGTGGCTGTGCAAGAGGCCCAAATATCTGCCCTGTGATGCCCTGGTCTACCATGTGATGGGGGGCTACAGGGCGAAGCTTGGGACTCTGCAAAAAAAGCTTGTGGACAAGTAA